One window of Equus asinus isolate D_3611 breed Donkey chromosome 7, EquAss-T2T_v2, whole genome shotgun sequence genomic DNA carries:
- the SMAD7 gene encoding mothers against decapentaplegic homolog 7 isoform X1 — protein sequence MFRTKRSALVRRLWRSRAPGGEDEEEGAGGGGGGGELRGEGATDGRAHGAGAGGAGRAGCCLGKAVRGVKGHHHPHPPAAGAGAAGGAEADLKALTHSVLKKLKERQLELLLQAVESRGGTRTACLLLPGRLDCRLGLGAPAGSPPAQPPSSYSLPLLLCKVFRWPDLRHSSEVKRLCCCESYGKINPELVCCNPHHLSRLCELESPPPPYSRYPMDFLKPTDCPDAVPSSAETGGTNYLAPGGLSDSQLLLEPGDRSHWCVVAYWEEKTRVGRLYCVQEPSLDIFYDLPQGNGFCLGQLNSDNKSQLVQKVRSKIGCGIQLTREVDGVWVYNRSSYPIFIKSATLDNPDSRTLLVHKVFPGFSIKAFDYEKAYSLQRPNDHEFMQQPWTGFTVQISFVKGWGQCYTRQFISSCPCWLEVIFNSR from the exons ATGTTCAGGACCAAACGATCTGCGCTCGTCCGGCGTCTCTGGAGGAGCCGTGCGCCCGGCGGCGAGGACGAGGAGGAGGGTGCGGGGGGAGGCGGCGGAGGAGGCGAGCTGCGGGGAGAAGGGGCGACGGACGGCCGGGCTCATGGGGCCGGTGCCGGCGGCGCAGGCAGGGCTGGCTGCTGCCTGGGCAAGGCGGTCCGAGGTGTCAAAGGtcaccaccatccccaccccccagccgCGGGCGCCGGCGCGGCCGGGGGCGCCGAGGCGGATCTGAAGGCGCTCACGCACTCGGTGCTCAAGAAACTGAAGGAACGGCAGCTGGAGCTGCTGCTCCAGGCCGTGGAGTCCCGCGGCGGTACGCGCACCGCGTGCCTCTTGCTGCCTGGCCGCCTGGATtgcaggctgggcctgggggcgCCCGCCGGCTCGCCGCCCGCGCAGCCTCCCTCGTCCTACTCGCTCCCTCTCCTGCTGTGCAAAGTGTTCAGGTGGCCGGATCTCAGGCATTCCTCGGAAGTCAAGAGGCTGTGTTGCTGTGAATCTTACGGGAAGATCAACCCCGAGCTGGTGTGCTGCAACCCCCATCACCTTAGCCGACTCTGCGAACTAG agtctccccctcctccttacTCCAGATACCCGATGGATTTTCTCAAACCAACTG ACTGTCCAGATGCTGTGCCTTCCTCCGCTGAAACAGGGGGAACGAATTATCTGGCCCCTGGGGGGCtttcag attccCAACTTCTTCTGGAGCCTGGGGATCGGTCACACTGGTGCGTGGTGGCATACTGGGAGGAGAAGACCAGAGTGGGGAGGCTCTACTGTGTCCAGGAGCCCTCCCTGGACATCTTCTATGATCTACCTCAGGGGAATGGCTTTTGCCTCGGACAGCTCAATTCGGACAACAAGAGTCAGCTGGTGCAGAAAGTGCGGAGCAAAATCGGCTGTGGCATCCAGCTAACGCGGGAAGTGGATGGCGTGTGGGTGTACAACCGCAGCAGTTACCCCATCTTCATCAAGTCAGCCACACTGGACAACCCGGACTCCAGGACGCTGTTGGTACACAAAGTGTTCCCCGGTTTCTCCATCAAGGCTTTTGACTATGAGAAAGCGTACAGCCTGCAGCGGCCCAACGACCACGAGTTCATGCAGCAGCCGTGGACTGGCTTCACTGTGCAGATCAGCTTCGTGAAGGGCTGGGGCCAGTGCTACACCCGCCAGTTCATCAGCAGCTGCCCGTGCTGGCTGGAGGTCATCTTCAACAGCCGGTAG
- the SMAD7 gene encoding mothers against decapentaplegic homolog 7 isoform X2, with amino-acid sequence MFRTKRSALVRRLWRSRAPGGEDEEEGAGGGGGGGELRGEGATDGRAHGAGAGGAGRAGCCLGKAVRGVKGHHHPHPPAAGAGAAGGAEADLKALTHSVLKKLKERQLELLLQAVESRGGTRTACLLLPGRLDCRLGLGAPAGSPPAQPPSSYSLPLLLCKVFRWPDLRHSSEVKRLCCCESYGKINPELVCCNPHHLSRLCELESPPPPYSRYPMDFLKPTADCPDAVPSSAETGGTNYLAPGGLSDSQLLLEPGDRSHWCVVAYWEEKTRVGRLYCVQEPSLDIFYDLPQGNGFCLGQLNSDNKSQLVQKVRSKIGCGIQLTREVDGVWVYNRSSYPIFIKSATLDNPDSRTLLVHKVFPGFSIKAFDYEKAYSLQRPNDHEFMQQPWTGFTVQISFVKGWGQCYTRQFISSCPCWLEVIFNSR; translated from the exons ATGTTCAGGACCAAACGATCTGCGCTCGTCCGGCGTCTCTGGAGGAGCCGTGCGCCCGGCGGCGAGGACGAGGAGGAGGGTGCGGGGGGAGGCGGCGGAGGAGGCGAGCTGCGGGGAGAAGGGGCGACGGACGGCCGGGCTCATGGGGCCGGTGCCGGCGGCGCAGGCAGGGCTGGCTGCTGCCTGGGCAAGGCGGTCCGAGGTGTCAAAGGtcaccaccatccccaccccccagccgCGGGCGCCGGCGCGGCCGGGGGCGCCGAGGCGGATCTGAAGGCGCTCACGCACTCGGTGCTCAAGAAACTGAAGGAACGGCAGCTGGAGCTGCTGCTCCAGGCCGTGGAGTCCCGCGGCGGTACGCGCACCGCGTGCCTCTTGCTGCCTGGCCGCCTGGATtgcaggctgggcctgggggcgCCCGCCGGCTCGCCGCCCGCGCAGCCTCCCTCGTCCTACTCGCTCCCTCTCCTGCTGTGCAAAGTGTTCAGGTGGCCGGATCTCAGGCATTCCTCGGAAGTCAAGAGGCTGTGTTGCTGTGAATCTTACGGGAAGATCAACCCCGAGCTGGTGTGCTGCAACCCCCATCACCTTAGCCGACTCTGCGAACTAG agtctccccctcctccttacTCCAGATACCCGATGGATTTTCTCAAACCAACTG CAGACTGTCCAGATGCTGTGCCTTCCTCCGCTGAAACAGGGGGAACGAATTATCTGGCCCCTGGGGGGCtttcag attccCAACTTCTTCTGGAGCCTGGGGATCGGTCACACTGGTGCGTGGTGGCATACTGGGAGGAGAAGACCAGAGTGGGGAGGCTCTACTGTGTCCAGGAGCCCTCCCTGGACATCTTCTATGATCTACCTCAGGGGAATGGCTTTTGCCTCGGACAGCTCAATTCGGACAACAAGAGTCAGCTGGTGCAGAAAGTGCGGAGCAAAATCGGCTGTGGCATCCAGCTAACGCGGGAAGTGGATGGCGTGTGGGTGTACAACCGCAGCAGTTACCCCATCTTCATCAAGTCAGCCACACTGGACAACCCGGACTCCAGGACGCTGTTGGTACACAAAGTGTTCCCCGGTTTCTCCATCAAGGCTTTTGACTATGAGAAAGCGTACAGCCTGCAGCGGCCCAACGACCACGAGTTCATGCAGCAGCCGTGGACTGGCTTCACTGTGCAGATCAGCTTCGTGAAGGGCTGGGGCCAGTGCTACACCCGCCAGTTCATCAGCAGCTGCCCGTGCTGGCTGGAGGTCATCTTCAACAGCCGGTAG
- the SMAD7 gene encoding mothers against decapentaplegic homolog 7 isoform X3: MDFLKPTADCPDAVPSSAETGGTNYLAPGGLSDSQLLLEPGDRSHWCVVAYWEEKTRVGRLYCVQEPSLDIFYDLPQGNGFCLGQLNSDNKSQLVQKVRSKIGCGIQLTREVDGVWVYNRSSYPIFIKSATLDNPDSRTLLVHKVFPGFSIKAFDYEKAYSLQRPNDHEFMQQPWTGFTVQISFVKGWGQCYTRQFISSCPCWLEVIFNSR, from the exons ATGGATTTTCTCAAACCAACTG CAGACTGTCCAGATGCTGTGCCTTCCTCCGCTGAAACAGGGGGAACGAATTATCTGGCCCCTGGGGGGCtttcag attccCAACTTCTTCTGGAGCCTGGGGATCGGTCACACTGGTGCGTGGTGGCATACTGGGAGGAGAAGACCAGAGTGGGGAGGCTCTACTGTGTCCAGGAGCCCTCCCTGGACATCTTCTATGATCTACCTCAGGGGAATGGCTTTTGCCTCGGACAGCTCAATTCGGACAACAAGAGTCAGCTGGTGCAGAAAGTGCGGAGCAAAATCGGCTGTGGCATCCAGCTAACGCGGGAAGTGGATGGCGTGTGGGTGTACAACCGCAGCAGTTACCCCATCTTCATCAAGTCAGCCACACTGGACAACCCGGACTCCAGGACGCTGTTGGTACACAAAGTGTTCCCCGGTTTCTCCATCAAGGCTTTTGACTATGAGAAAGCGTACAGCCTGCAGCGGCCCAACGACCACGAGTTCATGCAGCAGCCGTGGACTGGCTTCACTGTGCAGATCAGCTTCGTGAAGGGCTGGGGCCAGTGCTACACCCGCCAGTTCATCAGCAGCTGCCCGTGCTGGCTGGAGGTCATCTTCAACAGCCGGTAG